One stretch of Kluyveromyces marxianus DMKU3-1042 DNA, complete genome, chromosome 8 DNA includes these proteins:
- the NAB6 gene encoding Nab6p codes for MRKSKNSLNLEDSNAEDEGVEVPYLGSGTGIRSQSIPISTTSSFSAERRNTGESLQSEQRYNNTLVDPDTPVRLSYTILPKGSDIYRSRSLLFTNVNPEVDLLEFLQKVSKNYLVESVYSIPQAGESKEKTKAEITTNDKNKNHTDINTENEDKDDASPQSSYLLSFLSKETCLDFYNNLLQRYAEIKQSVKSEKLSMNFVKIQDDEEWVEGLKVSALSMGATKSLYVEFRDDKISSESFYERLPFLKDSPRYIVLHVDIVDTDEKRKHFGSNYCLLHFLSLSAALEVKDLLETTHETVSRVSFVIPTNQLEGEAKRSSSTISLKQENFPGSVSESRSRASNTSLPLSEQMGSATTSDPNLPLYEGAGKSLSWITLTVNHSDYKEPSMNEHSHHLSAWSMSKPTMVYLREPRIANFSSSNLSDEVDPLSVSGQEPASQSMMINEYPYVMEQLMPPQITQTIQSQYNKSIQAVSAGMEHRTVFIGNINPRSKPEDICNVVRGGILQHVKWVAHKRICFVTFIETAAAVQFYANAILEPIVLHGNVLKVGWGQNPGTLPKKIALAVTVGASRNVYISLPDKAFKDKYMNDPEFEEYRNKYKLPDVNQLKEDFGMYGAMEQINFHPDGHCCWINFMNINSAIKLVEEYSDVKRNVFNKKTQGRYEGLIIGYGKDRCGNVNKNLAANKNSKGNQRFKAQSNSGFGKGRRNHRQSFDSSKNSNGNSRFKAASDAQVEHSNFLTLNGGMDFSEGLGITVSPERERSHVLSDVEKDIDDENDVDKDADLDHSIGENKSARITSAIKQENGSKMESKGNDEVQIRNKEHVSKEEDGEEEEGDDQKADFDSESSYSGSSSSDIDIIVDAPSPNMNDINAFAFQSEEGDGNQHYYYDNSYSTRHSPHHSGQYYISNHYQFQHVPQQQYHQNQHHHHHHQHHNHHQQHQQQPFIPQTPYRFSNSFTTQNNHRRGSAHGKSKKSAAKPIAGSDVMTRYLEQLHHNTFVYAANILGATQDPVFYDENNL; via the coding sequence ATGAGAAAGTCAAAGAATTCGCTAAATCTCGAGGACAGCAATGCTGAAGATGAAGGCGTTGAAGTACCATATTTGGGCTCAGGTACAGGAATAAGGTCCCAATCCATACCGATTTCGACAACAAGTTCTTTTTCCGCGGAAAGAAGGAACACTGGAGAGTCATTGCAATCAGAACAGAGGTACAATAACACTCTAGTGGATCCTGACACACCTGTGAGGTTAAGTTATACTATTTTGCCCAAGGGCAGCGATATTTACAGGAGTAGATCATTGCTTTTCACCAATGTTAATCCAGAAGTTGACCTTTTGGAATTTCTACAGAAGGTTAGCAAGAACTATCTTGTTGAAAGCGTTTATTCAATCCCACAAGCTGGGGAATCCAAAGAGAAGACTAAAGCAGAGATCACTACTAATgataaaaataagaatCATACAGATATTAATACCGAAAACGAGGATAAAGATGATGCTTCACCACAATCATCATACCTTTTAAGCTTCTTGTCTAAGGAAACGTGCCTCGATTTCTATAACAACTTATTACAGAGATACGcagaaataaaacaatCCGTCAAATCAGAGAAGCTCTCGATGAATTTCGTAAAGATTcaagatgacgaagaatGGGTAGAAGGTTTGAAAGTGAGTGCACTATCGATGGGGGCAACCAAGAGTCTTTATGTGGAATTCAGAGACGACAAAATATCGTCAGAGTCCTTTTATGAGCGGTTACCATTTCTCAAAGATTCACCAAGGTACATTGTTCTTCACGTGGATATAGTAGACACAGATGAAAAGAGGAAACATTTTGGATCGAATTACTGCTTATTACACTTCCTTTCTTTGTCAGCTGCATTGGAAGTCAAGGATTTGCTTGAGACTACCCATGAAACTGTCTCAAGAGTATCGTTTGTAATACCGACAAACCAACTGGAAGGTGAGGCgaaaagaagcagcagcacaaTCTCATTGAAGCAAGAAAATTTCCCGGGCTCTGTATCGGAATCAAGGTCTCGTGCCAGCAACACTTCACTACCACTTTCGGAACAAATGGGCTCTGCAACAACCTCAGATCCAAACTTACCTCTATATGAAGGTGCTGGGAAATCATTATCATGGATCACGCTTACAGTAAATCATTCGGATTATAAAGAACCCTCGATGAATGAACACTCCCATCACCTTAGCGCATGGTCTATGTCGAAACCAACAATGGTATATTTGCGTGAACCTCGAATTGCAAATTTCTCTTCTAGTAATTTATCAGATGAAGTTGACCCACTGTCTGTGTCAGGTCAAGAACCTGCTAGCCAAAGTATGATGATTAATGAATATCCCTATGTCATGGAACAATTAATGCCGCCTCAAATCACACAGACAATACAAAGTCAATATAACAAGAGTATCCAGGCTGTTAGTGCTGGTATGGAGCATAGAACCGTATTTATTGGGAATATTAATCCTAGATCGAAACCCGAGGATATTTGTAACGTTGTTCGTGGTGGTATTCTACAGCACGTAAAATGGGTGGCCCACAAAAGGATATGCTTTGTGACCTTTATTGAAACAGCAGCTGCAGTCCAGTTTTATGCAAATGCTATTCTAGAACCAATCGTTCTTCATGGGAATGTATTGAAGGTCGGATGGGGTCAGAATCCGGGAACTCTACCGAAGAAGATCGCACTTGCTGTCACAGTAGGCGCATCAAGAAACGTATACATTAGTTTGCCGGACAAAGCTTTCAAGGATAAATATATGAACGATCCTGAATTCGAGGAATATAGGAACAAGTACAAACTTCCAGATGTGAATCAGTTGAAAGAGGACTTTGGTATGTATGGTGCAATGGAACAAATAAATTTCCATCCCGATGGgcattgttgttggataAACTTCATGAATATCAATAGCGCCATCAAATTGGTCGAAGAATATTCAGATGTGAAGAGAAATGTTTTTAATAAAAAGACACAGGGTAGATACGAAGGATTGATTATCGGATATGGTAAGGATAGATGTGGGAATGTTAACAAAAACTTAGCAGCAAATAAAAACTCCAAGGGGAACCAGAGGTTTAAAGCTCAAAGCAATAGCGGGTTTGGAAAGGGACGCAGGAACCATAGGCAAAGCTTTGATAGCTCAAAAAATTCTAATGGGAATTCGAGATTTAAAGCAGCAAGCGACGCTCAAGTAGAGCATAGTAACTTCCTGACGCTTAATGGAGGCATGGACTTTTCCGAAGGGCTTGGTATAACAGTTTCTCCAGAACGCGAAAGGAGTCATGTTCTCAGTGACGTTGAGAAGGacattgatgatgagaatgaCGTAGATAAGGATGCTGATTTAGATCATAGTATTGGTGAAAACAAATCAGCGAGAATAACAAGTGCAATTAAGCAAGAAAATGGATCTAAAATGGAATCGAAAGGTAATGATGAAGTGCAAATACGAAATAAAGAACATGTgagtaaagaagaagatggcgaagaagaagaaggagatgACCAAAAAGCGGATTTCGACAGCGAAAGTTCTTATTCAGGATCAAGTTCAAGTGATATAGATATTATTGTTGACGCCCCCTCTCCAAATATGAACGATATCAACGCATTCGCTTTTCAATCAGAGGAGGGTGATGGAAACcaacattattattatgacAATTCATATTCCACCCGCCATTCTCCTCATCACTCCGGacaatattatatttcaaatCATTACCAGTTCCAACATGTACCTCAGCAGcaatatcatcaaaatcaacaccatcaccaccaccaccaacatcataatcatcatcaacaacatcaacaacaaccattCATTCCCCAAACTCCATACCGgttttcaaactcttttaCCACGCAAAACAACCATCGTCGCGGTTCGGCACATGGCAAATCCAAGAAGAGTGCAGCAAAACCAATTGCAGGCTCAGATGTCATGACTAGGTACTTGGAACAACTGCACCACAACACTTTCGTGTATGCAGCAAATATCTTAGGTGCCACACAGGACCCGGTATTTTATGACGAAAACAATTTATAA
- the CTSD gene encoding pepsin-like aspartic protease, giving the protein MTSGHLSRGPLRVILFIFLTFYSICANAFYPCSKDRYLKPKSSFEVEIKNTGYAAQLAHINKGDDDSSLPESEPQSRFSQESGRVEIPLKPGMSILSTDENNLSYFVNVTIGDEEYPLVIDSGSAYLWVYGDSCKSDSCSSKKLFATKNVNKANGDQTFSLTYSSGVASGDVYEDRIIVNKLATTQNFTFGVADQVPGLFMNYPVSGIFGLPSNNSQNIESIISILSDSHAISTEKFSMIIGPVNAADNSTSPDSNDNTALTKNSGVFVIGDLQDNLYSGEVSYTPLLQNDNHYWQMKIDSVYVGSQLVNFSIAENVTGSQSRNTRSGIVDSGTTLLILPTQDALDLHTFFPKSVSDGTNFAIFCNSTMDIFLELNGVKWSISPKDYLGEPYSSDSYYQGYCVSNIQGANIDKSWILGDVFLKNKYAVFDVEKQLFGLANVNENAILVPYSNGVSNTSGDNNINSTKTTLSSIASSTATSRKNSTSASTSTSSSKGSGSANENPKSFLIGCLALFLLAF; this is encoded by the coding sequence ATGACTAGTGGCCACTTATCACGCGGTCCATTACGTGTGattttgtttatatttCTTACGTTTTACTCGATATGTGCTAATGCTTTTTATCCATGCTCGAAGGATCGATATTTAAAGCCGAAGTCTTCATTTGAagtagaaataaaaaataccGGTTACGCGGCTCAATTGGCACATATAAACAAGGGAGATGATGACAGTTCATTGCCCGAATCAGAGCCACAATCTAGATTCTCACAAGAGTCAGGAAGAGTGGAAATCCCACTTAAACCTGGTATGTCAATCCTGTCTACAGATGAAAACAATCTTTCATACTTTGTCAATGTCACGATTGGGGACGAGGAATACCCATTGGTTATAGATTCTGGATCTGCTTACCTATGGGTTTATGGTGACTCATGTAAGTCTGATTCATGTTCTTCGAAGAAGCTTTTCGCTACCAAGAACGTTAACAAAGCTAACGGCGACCAAACTTTCTCGCTGACGTACAGCTCTGGTGTTGCATCCGGAGATGTTTATGAAGATAGAATTATTGTTAACAAGCTGGCCACAACGCAGAATTTCACCTTTGGTGTTGCTGACCAGGTTCCTGGACTTTTCATGAATTATCCAGTTAGCGGGATTTTCGGATTACCATCAAATAACTCACAAAATATTGAAAGTATCATTTCTATCCTGAGCGATTCTCATGCTATATCTACGGAGAAGTTCTCAATGATAATTGGTCCAGTTAATGCAGCAGATAATTCTACATCGCCAGACTCTAACGATAATACGGCGCTGACAAAAAATAGCGGAGTGTTTGTGATTGGAGACTTGCAAGACAATTTATACTCCGGCGAAGTGTCTTACACTCCTTTATTACAGAATGATAACCATTACTGGCAAATGAAAATCGATAGTGTGTATGTGGGCTCTCAACTCGTGAACTTCTCTATTGCTGAAAATGTGACTGGATCACAGTCTCGTAATACAAGATCGGGAATTGTAGATAGTGGAACCACGTTACTAATCTTACCTACACAGGATGCACTAGACTTGCATACATTCTTCCCTAAGTCTGTTTCGGATGGTACCAATTTTGCAATCTTTTGCAACTCCACAATGGATatctttttggaattgaaTGGTGTTAAATGGAGTATCTCCCCGAAAGATTATTTAGGAGAACCTTATTCCAGTGATTCATATTATCAAGGGTACTGTGTTTCAAACATTCAAGGTGCAAATATCGACAAATCGTGGATCTTGGGTGACGTTTTCCTAAAGAATAAATATGCCGTTTTCGATGTTGAGAAACAATTGTTCGGTTTAGCCAACGTCAATGAAAATGCAATCCTGGTTCCATACTCCAATGGTGTTTCAAACACATCGGGAGACAACAATATAAATTCTACTAAAACAACGTTGTCCTCCATTGCAAGTTCCACTGctacttcaagaaagaactCCACATCCGCATCTACATCCACCTCATCTTCGAAGGGTTCTGGATCTGCAAACGAAAACCCCAAGTCATTTTTGATAGGTTGTCTTGCCTTATTCCTCCTCGCTTTCTAA
- the VAN1 gene encoding Van1p: protein MAIFVKDKVLELPRHRDSKEPSHFRPKNGFGGFKGLKYTKKDLFRKRNVLTGILGFVSLYTLFVLLFRENYGTFNVSGLNPMSLEDQEYYDYDFKGLDPNTIKKFDEGVSHYIISKGGMEALSPEDKELYEQEVEMLIASTTDVYDLSEYSGHKDGAPQRDHVLLCVPLRDAAPMLPLLFKNLMNLTYPHELIDIAFLVSDCTDAGHTMNSLIEFSKELQNGTLSKTLEAFESEQDKKNSADKLYLKYMKKEYLDMVKTAFSPPFHDMYDKPFRSIQIFEKDFGQQIGQGFSDRHAVKVQGVRRKLMGRARNWLTANALKPYHSWVYWRDVDVELCPGSVIEDLMKFDYDVMVPNVWRPLPTFLGGEQAYDLNSWMESNEALKLAKTLDEDDVIVEGYAEYPTWRVHLGYLRNENGNPNELLDLDGVGGVSILARAHLFRKGIHFPAFTFENHAETEAFGKMAKKMGFRVGGLPHYTLWHIYEPSDDDLREIAKLERENKRD, encoded by the coding sequence ATGGCTATTTTTGTTAAAGACAAGGTTCTTGAACTTCCCAGACATCGGGATAGCAAGGAACCGTCACATTTCCGTCCAAAGAATGGATTTGGTGGGTTTAAAGGACTTAAGTACACGAAGAAAGATCTGTTTCGGAAGCGTAACGTGCTTACAGGGATTCTAGGATTCGTTTCGTTGTATACGTTGTTTGTGCTGTTGTTCCGGGAGAATTATGGGACATTCAATGTATCTGGTCTTAATCCTATGTCGCTTGAAGATCAAGAGTACTATGATTACGATTTCAAAGGATTAGATCCGAATACaatcaagaagtttgaCGAAGGAGTTTCTCATTATATAATATCGAAGGGCGGTATGGAAGCGCTTTCGCCAGAGGATAAAGAACTTTATGAGCAAGAAGTGGAGATGTTGATTGCATCCACTACGGATGTGTATGATTTGAGCGAGTATTCTGGACATAAGGATGGAGCACCACAGAGAGATCATGTTTTACTATGTGTTCCATTGAGAGACGCAGCTCCAATGCTACCGTTACtattcaagaacttgatGAATTTGACATATCCTCACGAATTGATAGATATTGCGTTCTTGGTTAGTGACTGTACTGATGCGGGACATACGATGAACTCTCTCATTGAGTTTTCTAAGGAGTTGCAGAACGGGACTTTGTCCAAGACTCTAGAAGCATTTGAGTCCGAgcaagacaagaagaactcgGCGGATAAACTGTATTTGAAGTATATGAAGAAAGAGTACTTGGATATGGTGAAGACTGCGTTTAGCCCACCATTCCACGATATGTACGACAAACCTTTCCGCTCAATTCAAATCTTTGAGAAAGATTTTGGTCAACAGATCGGCCAAGGTTTCAGCGATAGACATGCTGTGAAGGTTCAAGGTGTGAGAAGAAAGCTAATGGGACGTGCAAGAAACTGGTTAACCGCGAATGCACTAAAACCTTATCACTCTTGGGTTTATTGGAGAGATGTCGATGTCGAATTGTGCCCCGGCAGTGTTATTGAAGACCTGATGAAATTCGACTATGATGTTATGGTTCCAAACGTTTGGAGACCATTGCCAACTTTCCTAGGTGGAGAACAAGCATATGATCTAAACTCGTGGATGGAATCCAATGAAGCGCTAAAATTAGCGAAAACGTTAGACGAGGATGACGTTATCGTAGAAGGGTATGCGGAATATCCAACTTGGAGAGTTCATTTGGGCTACCTCAGAAATGAGAATGGTAATCCAAACGAACTACTTGATTTGGATGGTGTTGGTGGTGTTTCTATCTTGGCAAGAGCCCATTTGTTCCGTAAAGGTATTCATTTCCCAGCTTTCACTTTTGAAAATCATGCAGAAACGGAGGCCTTTGGTAAGATGGCCAAAAAGATGGGTTTCAGAGTCGGTGGTCTACCTCATTACACTCTATGGCACATATATGAACCTAGTGATGATGACTTAAGGGAGATTGCAAAACTGGAGAGGGAGAATAAACGTGATTGA
- the SAM4 gene encoding homocysteine S-methyltransferase family protein produces MRIPIKQYMKENPDVVLVMDGGQGTELENRGIDVANPVWSTVPFINESFWCDNSSRDRVIVKQMFEEFIEAGSDILMTITYQTSFKSVSENTPLKSLEEYNGLLDRIVSFSRGCVGEDKYLIGCIGAWGAHVCSEFTGDYGPHPEEIDYLEYFKPQLENFVHSSDIDIIGFETIPNIHEVRAILSWDESVLSKPFYIGLSVHEYGVLRDGTSLQQVADLIHGLRDEGKLNPNLVSIGINCCAFNQSPMILESLHNSCPELPLVVYPNSGEIYDTVKKVWLKNENQTSTWDDVVKSYIENGARIVGGCCRTTVSDIKEVRAAVDKYAKATVKH; encoded by the coding sequence ATGAGAATTCCTATTAAACAGTATATGAAAGAAAACCCTGATGTGGTTTTAGTTATGGACGGTGGTCAGGGCACAGAGTTGGAAAACAGAGGTATTGATGTGGCCAACCCAGTATGGTCTACTGTTCCTTTCATCAATGAGTCGTTTTGGTGTGATAACTCGTCGAGAGACAGGGTTATTGTGAAGCAAATGTTCGAGGAATTCATTGAAGCAGGTTCGGACATCTTGATGACGATCACTTACCAGACAAGTTTCAAATCAGTGAGCGAGAATACGCCATTAAAGAGTTTGGAGGAGTACAATGGGTTGTTGGACCGTATTGTGTCATTTTCTAGAGGGTGTGTTGGTGAGGATAAGTATTTGATTGGGTGTATTGGTGCGTGGGGTGCGCATGTGTGTTCGGAGTTCACTGGTGATTACGGTCCACATCCAGAGGAGATCGACTACCTAGAGTACTTCAAGCCGCAGCTCGAGAATTTTGTGCATTCGTCTGATATCGATATCATTGGGTTTGAGACGATTCCTAACATCCACGAGGTGAGGGCGATTCTATCGTGGGACGAAAGCGTGCTTTCGAAGCCATTTTACATTGGTCTTTCTGTGCACGAGTACGGTGTGTTGAGAGACGGGACGTCATTGCAGCAGGTGGCCGATCTGATCCATGGTTTGCGTGATGAGGGTAAGTTGAACCCTAACTTGGTGAGCATTGGGATCAACTGCTGTGCGTTCAACCAATCTCCTATGATTTTGGAATCATTGCATAACTCTTGTCCGGAACTACCACTAGTGGTGTATCCTAACAGCGGTGAAATCTACGATACCGTGAAGAAAGTCTGGCTCAAGAATGAAAACCAGACCAGCACCTGGGACGACGTTGTGAAGTCGTACATTGAAAACGGGGCGCGGATCGTTGGGGGCTGTTGCAGAACCACGGTCAGTGATATCAAGGAAGTTCGCGCTGCTGTCGACAAGTACGCAAAGGCCACCGTTAAgcattga
- the PRM15 gene encoding phosphoribomutase PRM15 produces the protein MSMTDLTGIVSGLPADLQDKVRDWLRFDDVKETRDEIIGLCVQGNVEELHKRLDTRIAFGTAGLRGRMEAGFSRMNALTVKQASQGLAKYIKAQFPENLTCVVGHDHRFNSKLFARTTIDVFLQLGFKVYDLNVVVGKEEDSYVHTPLVPFTVNAKGASVGIMITASHNPKMDNGYKVYYANGCQIIPPHDSLIAQSIAENLEPFQSPKTGTVVDCKKEMTAAYIKAIREKLVHDDLQNTAAAGGPWFIYTPMHGVGFEIFEQIAKQAMSLEENRDYVVVQEQKYPDPAFPTVPFPNPEERGALDLAIEYGKAESHSGADLIIANDPDADRFSVAVRDKASSTWRQLTGNEIGFLFAFYEFEKYKASNIQEPLAMINSTVSSQMIKRMAEIEGFHYEDTLTGFKWLGNRALQLENENYYVPFAYEEAIGYMFSSVVHDKDGIAAAVVFLQAYSKWRQSGIEPLQILKQASEKYGHFKEFNGYYTVPDTSLTKKVFDTIRSIESPFPTKLGTKFKIEKFRDLTTGYQSDTPDHVPLLATDPNSQMITCEMVLVEQPTSRVRFTIRGSGTEPKLKVYIEARTTTEQASIALAKFTWDVLKQEWFKPEFTGLVTPF, from the coding sequence ATGAGTATGACAGACTTGACAGGGATTGTAAGCGGTCTTCCCGCGGATTTACAAGATAAAGTGCGCGATTGGCTAAGGTTCGACGATGTAAAGGAGACTAGGGACGAGATTATTGGATTGTGCGTCCAGGGGAACGTCGAAGAATTGCACAAGAGGCTAGACACGCGGATTGCGTTTGGTACTGCTGGGCTCAGGGGCCGTATGGAGGCCGGTTTCAGCAGGATGAATGCGTTGACGGTGAAACAGGCATCGCAAGGTTTAGCGAAATATATCAAGGCCCAATTCCCGGAGAACTTGACTTGTGTGGTCGGCCACGACCACAGGTTTAACTCGAAGCTATTTGCCAGGACCACGATCGATGTGTTCTTGCAGCTAGGGTTCAAAGTGTACGATTTGAATGTGGTGGTCggaaaggaagaagattcgTATGTGCACACTCCGTTGGTTCCATTCACCGTTAATGCGAAAGGGGCTTCGGTAGGCATCATGATTACCGCGAGCCACAACCCCAAGATGGACAATGGCTACAAAGTGTACTATGCGAACGGATGCCAGATCATTCCTCCACATGACTCGTTAATTGCGCAGTCAATTGCCGAGAACTTGGAACCGTTCCAATCGCCCAAGACCGGGACCGTAGTCGAttgcaagaaagaaatgacaGCAGCGTACATCAAGGCTATCCGCGAGAAGTTGGTCCATGATGACCTCCAGAATACTGCTGCCGCTGGTGGGCCCTGGTTCATTTACACGCCAATGCACGGTGTCGGGTTCGAGATATTCGAACAAATCGCAAAGCAAGCAATGTCTCTAGAAGAAAACAGGGACTATGTGGTCGTGCAGGAGCAGAAGTACCCTGACCCCGCGTTTCCCACCGTCCCATTCCCGAacccagaagaaagaggtgCCTTGGACTTGGCCATCGAATACGGCAAGGCCGAGTCCCACTCTGGCGCCGACTTGATTATCGCAAACGACCCGGACGCCGATAGATTCAGCGTCGCCGTGAGAGACAAAGCCTCATCCACATGGAGACAGCTCACAGGTAACGAAATAGGGTTCCTATTCGCATTCTACGAGTTCGAAAAGTACAAGGCAAGCAACATACAAGAGCCTTTGGCCATGATAAACTCAACCGTGTCCTCCCAGATGATAAAACGCATGGCCGAAATAGAAGGCTTCCACTACGAAGATACCCTCACAGGCTTCAAATGGCTAGGCAACAGAGCCCTACAGCTagaaaacgaaaactaCTACGTCCCATTCGCATACGAGGAAGCCATCGGCTACATGTTCTCCTCTGTCGTCCACGATAAAGACGGCATAGCTGCTGCCGTAGTTTTCCTCCAGGCATACTCAAAATGGCGCCAGTCGGGCATAGAACCACTCCAGATCCTCAAGCAAGCCTCCGAAAAATACGGCCActtcaaagaattcaaCGGCTACTACACAGTCCCAGACACTTCTCTCACCAAGAAGGTCTTTGACACAATAAGATCAATCGAGTCCCCATTCCCAACAAAACTCGGCaccaaattcaaaatcGAAAAATTCAGAGACTTGACCACGGGCTACCAATCTGACACCCCAGACCACGTCCCATTGCTAGCTACAGACCCAAACTCCCAAATGATCACTTGCGAAATGGTCCTTGTCGAACAGCCAACCTCCAGAGTAAGATTTACCATCAGAGGTTCTGGAACAGAACCAAAGCTCAAAGTCTACATTGAAGCTCGCACCACCACAGAACAGGCCTCTATAGCACTCGCAAAGTTTACCTGGGACGTGCTCAAGCAAGAGTGGTTCAAACCAGAGTTCACAGGCCTTGTCACGCCCTTCTAG
- the FPR1 gene encoding peptidylprolyl isomerase FPR1 — translation MSETIEGNVQILRLSPGDGTNFPKPGDLVTIHYTGTLENGQKFDSSVDRGSPFQCNIGVGQVIKGWDAAIPKLSVGEKARLTIPGPYAYGPRGFPGLIPPNATLVFDVELLKIN, via the coding sequence atgtCTGAAACAATTGAAGGTAACGTCCAAATTTTGAGATTGTCTCCAGGTGATGGCACCAACTTCCCAAAGCCAGGTGATTTGGTGACCATTCACTACACCGGTACCTTGGAAAACGGTCAGAAATTCGATTCCTCTGTTGACAGAGGTTCCCCATTCCAATGTAACATTGGTGTTGGCCAAGTTATCAAGGGTTGGGATGCAGCTATTCCAAAGTTGTCTGTTGGTGAAAAGGCCAGACTAACTATTCCAGGTCCATATGCTTATGGTCCACGTGGATTCCCAGGTTTGATTCCACCAAACGCTACTCTAGTGTTTGACgttgaattgttgaagatcaaCTAA
- a CDS encoding DNA-directed RNA polymerase II subunit RPB1, which yields MINQIVLSFIAISGVANAQAGPFANTTLGFGSPSGSNSSIDSVSASVSASAPALYLNSTRSVLQTETFAPTTLPKKKSSTTYVLTTSSSSSSAVSAPQESFAPTTSPADTSVSSPAVSSPQESFAPTTSPADDAAAAESYAPTTSPEETSSASTSAPEESYAPTTSPEETSVPTTAPADTGAPQESYAPTTSPEESYAPTTAPADTGAPQESYAPTTSPSESFAPTTAESYAPTTAPAQTFTRGNTPFFKYNTTATVPTPAYNTTLLPPTYNATSALNGTLPTPALNATLPTPALNGTVPLPLNTTSVVVKRDVAPVSQIGDGQIQATTGTPASPAAPTTPAPVGSSTLVSQITDGQVQATASANGTNSQSIHTYEGGAQAQFLTSTNGLLAVLCLVASLAI from the coding sequence ATGATTAACCAAATTGTTTTGTCTTTTATTGCAATTTCCGGAGTTGCAAACGCTCAAGCTGGGCCTTTCGCTAACACTACGTTAGGGTTTGGTTCTCCAAGCGGCAGCAATTCCAGTATTGACTctgtttctgcttctgtTTCTGCGTCTGCTCCAGCTCTTTACCTAAACAGCACCAGATCTGTATTGCAAACGGAAACTTTTGCTCCTACCACTttgccaaagaagaagagttctACCACATATGTTTTAACcacttcctcttcttcttcctctgctGTTTCTGCTCCACAGGAATCCTTCGCTCCAACAACTTCCCCAGCTGACacttctgtttcttctccagctgtttcttctccacAAGAATCTTTCGCTCCAACTACATCCCCAGCTGACGATGCTGCCGCAGCTGAATCCTACGCCCCAACTActtctccagaagaaacttcttctgcttctacCTCTGCCCCAGAAGAATCTTATGCTCCAACTACTTCTCCAGAGGAAACTTCCGTCCCAACCACTGCCCCAGCTGACACTGGTGCCCCACAAGAATCCTACGCTCCAACTACTTCTCCAGAGGAATCCTACGCCCCAACCACTGCCCCAGCTGACACTGGCGCCCCACAGGAATCTTACGCTCCAACTACTTCCCCATCCGAGTCTTTCGCTCCAACCACCGCAGAGTCCTACGCTCCAACCACCGCCCCAGCGCAAACATTCACCCGTGGTAACACTCCATTCTTCAAGTACAACACTACCGCCACTGTGCCTACCCCAGCATACAACACAACCCTCCTACCTCCAACTTACAACGCTACCTCTGCTCTAAACGGTACTCTACCAACCCCAGCCCTAAACGCTACTCTTCCAACCCCAGCCCTTAACGGAACTGTTCCTCTCCCACTAAACACAACCTCCGTCGTGGTCAAGAGAGACGTCGCCCCAGTGTCTCAAATTGGTGATGGCCAAATCCAAGCTACCACAGGTACCCCAGCTTCCCCAGCTGCGCCAACTACCCCAGCTCCTGTAGGATCCTCAACCCTAGTGTCCCAAATCACCGACGGCCAGGTCCAAGCAACCGCTTCTGCAAACGGCACCAACTCCCAAAGCATCCACACCTATGAAGGCGGTGCCCAGGCCCAATTCCTAACATCCACTAACGGTTTGCTTGCCGTTCTATGTTTGGTCGCTTCTTTGGCTATTTAA